Proteins from one Chitinophaga oryzae genomic window:
- a CDS encoding GntR family transcriptional regulator, whose amino-acid sequence MKTDSLANKVYVELRRKILSNQLVPGMRLKEDVWAKKTEVSRMAVREALTRLLGENLVVFGEKGGYFVKSMTAEDIRQIRELRELLELGAIRMAVPKLGKADITALEKICDDFSNMVKSGYMSGACEADMKFHETLIALSGNNKLMEIYQSSNIPLFHMKLGKMLVQMDDYEQTDEEHRAILQALKNKDVKKAEEALVKHLLRGEVTTLEEE is encoded by the coding sequence ATGAAAACAGATTCATTAGCCAATAAAGTGTATGTTGAGTTGCGTCGCAAAATCCTGTCCAACCAGCTGGTGCCGGGTATGCGGCTGAAAGAAGACGTGTGGGCCAAGAAGACGGAGGTTAGCCGGATGGCGGTGCGGGAAGCGCTGACCAGGCTGTTGGGCGAGAATCTGGTCGTGTTTGGGGAGAAGGGTGGTTACTTTGTAAAGTCCATGACGGCCGAAGATATCCGCCAGATCCGCGAGTTGCGCGAACTGCTGGAGCTGGGCGCCATCCGTATGGCCGTTCCGAAGCTCGGTAAAGCAGATATTACCGCACTGGAAAAGATCTGCGACGACTTTAGCAATATGGTGAAGAGTGGCTATATGAGCGGCGCCTGCGAGGCGGACATGAAATTCCATGAAACCCTGATCGCGCTCTCCGGCAATAACAAACTGATGGAGATCTACCAGTCCAGCAATATTCCCCTGTTTCATATGAAGCTGGGCAAGATGCTGGTGCAGATGGACGACTACGAACAAACCGATGAAGAGCATCGCGCCATCCTCCAGGCCCTGAAAAATAAAGATGTGAAGAAGGCAGAAGAAGCGCTGGTAAAGCATTTGCTGCGCGGAGAAGTCACCACCCTGGAAGAAGAATAG
- a CDS encoding TlpA family protein disulfide reductase, with amino-acid sequence MRRSSFSVSNVIYTLLLGGLLAILFIPGGKVWFLQQLMKVGLFQPAVPKTADDAWPAPEMLFRNAATGEPVALSSLKGKVVFINFWATWCPPCRAEMPSVDRLYRQWKDNPGMAFLIVDADGQPEKAAAFMRDNGYVLPVVMLTGNVPQNVYDGTLPTTLIIDKAGRIVFRETGAADYSSRRLEKYIQRLLAEKP; translated from the coding sequence ATGCGCCGATCTTCTTTTTCTGTATCCAATGTTATTTACACCTTGTTGTTAGGTGGATTGCTGGCCATTTTGTTCATCCCCGGAGGGAAGGTGTGGTTCCTGCAACAGCTGATGAAAGTGGGTTTGTTCCAGCCGGCAGTCCCAAAAACGGCGGACGATGCCTGGCCGGCGCCGGAGATGCTTTTCCGTAATGCCGCCACAGGAGAACCGGTAGCATTGTCTTCCCTGAAAGGAAAGGTGGTGTTTATTAATTTCTGGGCTACCTGGTGCCCGCCCTGCCGGGCGGAGATGCCTTCTGTTGACCGGTTGTACCGGCAATGGAAAGATAATCCCGGCATGGCGTTCCTGATCGTGGATGCCGACGGTCAGCCGGAAAAAGCAGCTGCGTTCATGCGGGACAACGGTTATGTGTTGCCCGTTGTTATGCTGACAGGAAATGTGCCTCAAAACGTATACGATGGTACGCTGCCCACCACGCTGATCATAGATAAGGCGGGCCGGATCGTATTCCGGGAAACCGGTGCGGCAGATTACAGCAGCCGCAGGCTGGAAAAATATATCCAGCGGTTGCTGGCCGAAAAACCGTAG
- a CDS encoding glycosyl hydrolase family 28-related protein produces the protein MLYQEGIVKRIILAGMVMLGGIMSHAQHVTSVRAHGALADGKTDDSRAFQRAIAKAQKNGTRKIFVPKGHYLIAQPIRLPSYFTLEASPDAYIELKPSCNQYLLQNEDLVNGNAHIKVTGGKWNGNGWTQTRSIRSTVDSSEFCFGMFFYKVRQLEVSNLQVDSTRSWGIAYMECDTVHIHDIRFQQNPFKDARHTSALGQNGDGVTGGGNHVRIENISGFTNDDLVAFAAGGACFQGRMAPFPAVDYRDVTVRNITPENSCDSIPALKAVAFYTFENRKVSDITIENVHGNTAMASVLFYSLFDKTGYFSNVTVRDVSGANVYGRSTQAWYPTEYGIICVRQSVIDRLNISRVSREERRYANPQFSFDKHTIIDSLNIDQVDIRHQQIQGDLLWQAAGAVIKNSRITGVSVRNMK, from the coding sequence ATGTTATACCAGGAAGGAATTGTTAAACGGATCATACTTGCCGGCATGGTAATGCTGGGTGGTATAATGTCCCATGCACAGCATGTGACCAGCGTGCGCGCTCATGGTGCCCTGGCGGACGGTAAAACGGACGACAGCAGAGCTTTTCAACGGGCAATTGCCAAAGCACAGAAGAACGGTACACGGAAAATATTTGTTCCGAAAGGGCACTATCTGATCGCGCAGCCCATCAGGCTACCATCCTATTTTACGCTGGAAGCCAGCCCGGACGCCTACATCGAACTGAAGCCATCCTGCAACCAATACCTGTTGCAGAATGAAGACCTGGTCAACGGCAACGCACATATTAAAGTGACCGGCGGCAAATGGAACGGCAACGGCTGGACGCAGACGCGCAGTATCCGCAGTACGGTCGACAGCTCTGAATTTTGTTTTGGCATGTTCTTCTACAAAGTACGGCAGCTGGAAGTCAGTAACCTGCAGGTAGACAGTACCCGCAGCTGGGGCATTGCTTACATGGAATGCGATACCGTACACATACACGACATCCGTTTTCAGCAAAACCCATTCAAAGATGCGCGGCATACCAGCGCCCTCGGCCAAAACGGTGACGGGGTGACCGGCGGCGGCAATCATGTCCGCATCGAAAATATCTCCGGTTTTACCAACGACGACCTGGTGGCATTTGCTGCGGGAGGCGCCTGTTTTCAGGGGAGAATGGCCCCCTTTCCCGCGGTGGATTACCGGGACGTCACCGTACGGAATATTACCCCTGAGAATAGCTGCGATTCCATTCCTGCACTGAAGGCGGTGGCTTTTTATACGTTTGAAAACAGGAAGGTGAGTGATATCACCATCGAAAATGTGCATGGTAATACAGCGATGGCTTCTGTCCTGTTTTACAGCCTTTTCGACAAGACCGGCTACTTCTCCAACGTAACCGTCAGGGATGTGTCGGGTGCCAATGTATACGGCCGCTCCACCCAGGCATGGTATCCCACGGAGTACGGCATTATCTGCGTGAGACAATCGGTGATAGACCGGCTGAATATCAGCCGCGTGAGCCGGGAGGAAAGGCGCTACGCCAATCCGCAGTTTTCGTTCGATAAACATACGATTATCGATTCTCTTAACATCGATCAGGTAGACATCCGGCATCAGCAAATACAGGGCGACCTGCTGTGGCAGGCTGCCGGTGCGGTCATTAAAAACAGCCGCATCACCGGGGTGTCTGTCCGGAACATGAAATAG
- a CDS encoding SRPBCC family protein translates to MKHQPLVVERLLNAPVNKVWEALTVKEKMKVWYFEVSDFKPEVGFAFSFTGADEGVEYIHHCVVTAVVPARKLSYTWKYENYEGESLLTFELQPEGDKTRLILTHEGLETFPQHLKSFTRESFTGGWNYFINNALPKYLDPEFIPAPESETRC, encoded by the coding sequence ATGAAACATCAACCGCTGGTCGTTGAACGGTTACTGAATGCACCTGTCAATAAAGTTTGGGAGGCATTGACAGTAAAAGAAAAAATGAAAGTATGGTACTTTGAGGTATCTGATTTTAAACCTGAAGTAGGGTTTGCGTTTAGTTTTACAGGCGCAGACGAGGGTGTTGAATACATCCATCATTGTGTGGTGACGGCCGTAGTTCCCGCAAGGAAACTGTCCTACACCTGGAAGTATGAAAATTATGAAGGCGAATCCCTGCTGACGTTTGAACTACAGCCGGAGGGGGATAAAACACGATTGATATTGACACACGAAGGACTGGAGACGTTCCCGCAACATCTGAAATCCTTTACGAGAGAAAGTTTCACCGGTGGCTGGAATTACTTTATCAACAATGCGCTGCCGAAGTACCTCGATCCGGAATTTATACCGGCGCCTGAGAGTGAAACCCGTTGCTAG
- a CDS encoding ArsR/SmtB family transcription factor, giving the protein MRRDVFQAIADPTRREIIHLLADRSLSLNMVADHFDISRPAISKHVKILTECGLIVIQQQGRERHCRADLHQLKEVAEWVERYRRFWNKKLDALEAFLEEDSKKKRKKK; this is encoded by the coding sequence ATGCGCAGAGATGTTTTCCAGGCGATAGCAGACCCTACGAGAAGGGAAATTATTCACTTGCTGGCCGACAGGTCATTGAGCTTAAACATGGTGGCGGACCATTTTGATATCAGTCGTCCCGCGATATCCAAACATGTGAAGATACTCACGGAATGTGGCCTGATAGTTATTCAGCAGCAGGGCAGGGAGCGTCACTGCAGGGCGGATTTGCATCAGCTAAAGGAAGTGGCGGAATGGGTGGAGCGCTACCGCCGGTTCTGGAATAAAAAACTGGATGCCCTGGAGGCTTTCCTGGAAGAGGATAGTAAAAAGAAAAGAAAGAAGAAATAA
- a CDS encoding aspartate aminotransferase family protein, which yields MNAWPKSSSLLKSNEQWIPGGVVSLNRKSDPNICFVSGQGSRVKDLEGNEYIDYQAGFAASFLGHNDPDVNRAVRAALDNETLLMGAGPTNLEGEFAQLFCDSVPSAESIEITTTGSEATYHAIRIARAVTGKNHIIVMQGGYNGWHNDVACNVISSLADVGERVSPGEYPFDSLSAGIPEGHSTLVHVINYNDIASVEYVLRRYPVAAILLEPVLQNIGVVKPQAGYLEALRRLADEHGFLLIFDEVKTGFRHALGGYQQLCGVTPDLSTFGKAVANGYPVGVIAGKKKYMDYFIHPDKSKKVLIAGTFNAHPLTTAAAIATVRKLAAAEFKVYDHVNALGQMLEEGLNDIFSTSGRPFHIARQGSAFCVYFMDHNPVDYHDILKHHDFTFDKTYRLKLIEKGIFNFPLPIKQGSISYAHTTKDIEETLDKTKSILAAL from the coding sequence ATGAACGCATGGCCCAAATCATCTTCGCTTTTAAAGAGCAATGAACAATGGATACCCGGTGGCGTGGTATCACTGAACCGTAAGTCAGATCCCAATATTTGTTTTGTCAGCGGGCAAGGCAGCCGGGTGAAAGACCTGGAAGGAAATGAATACATCGATTACCAGGCAGGTTTCGCAGCGTCTTTCCTGGGACACAACGACCCGGACGTAAACAGGGCGGTACGCGCTGCGCTGGATAACGAAACACTCCTGATGGGCGCCGGTCCTACCAACCTCGAAGGTGAGTTTGCACAGCTTTTCTGTGACAGCGTACCTTCGGCGGAAAGCATCGAAATCACCACGACGGGGTCTGAAGCGACCTATCACGCGATACGTATAGCCCGCGCCGTTACCGGCAAAAATCATATCATCGTTATGCAGGGAGGTTATAACGGCTGGCATAACGACGTGGCCTGTAACGTGATCAGCAGCCTCGCGGATGTGGGCGAACGGGTAAGCCCGGGAGAGTATCCGTTCGATTCCCTTTCTGCCGGCATTCCGGAGGGCCATTCTACATTGGTGCATGTGATCAACTATAACGACATCGCCTCTGTGGAATATGTCCTGCGACGTTACCCGGTAGCAGCTATCCTGCTGGAGCCTGTCTTACAGAACATCGGCGTGGTAAAACCACAGGCGGGCTACCTGGAAGCATTACGCCGGCTGGCCGACGAACATGGCTTCCTGCTGATCTTCGACGAGGTGAAGACAGGTTTCCGGCATGCATTGGGCGGCTATCAGCAGCTGTGTGGCGTGACGCCGGACCTCAGCACTTTTGGCAAAGCGGTGGCCAACGGTTACCCTGTAGGCGTGATCGCCGGGAAGAAAAAATACATGGATTACTTCATTCATCCCGATAAAAGCAAAAAAGTACTGATCGCGGGTACCTTCAATGCACACCCGCTGACCACGGCGGCGGCCATCGCTACCGTACGGAAGCTGGCTGCTGCTGAATTTAAAGTGTACGATCATGTGAACGCCCTGGGACAAATGCTGGAAGAGGGCTTAAACGATATCTTCAGCACTTCCGGCCGGCCTTTTCATATTGCCCGCCAGGGTTCCGCTTTTTGTGTGTATTTTATGGACCACAACCCGGTGGATTATCATGACATATTGAAACACCATGATTTTACGTTTGATAAAACATACCGGTTGAAACTGATTGAAAAAGGAATTTTTAATTTCCCTTTACCGATCAAACAGGGTAGTATCTCTTATGCGCATACCACCAAAGACATCGAAGAAACATTAGATAAAACCAAATCAATACTGGCAGCGCTATGA
- a CDS encoding SusC/RagA family TonB-linked outer membrane protein: protein MKGTHLYLFATLLSLAAGLCKPQKLVAQEVREIKGTVLDSATQAALPGVTVFIKGTQTGASTNAEGRFTIRATSNDVLSFTYIGYDKKETAVGNRNTVFISLPQSKTTLNETVVIGYGAVKKSSVTAAVAKVENKILDQVPAGRPEAALVGRMAGVNISQSRGQAGSAPTIRIRGIGSISAGNDPLIVIDGIPGGNLGMINMNDVQSVEVLKDASSAAIYGSRAAGGVILVTMKKGVAGKPKFNFNGYAGLGKAIVHNDWITGDEYYNYAVKYQNREYGWVGGDVSLPVWGDARRPAAYQVSDVLKTGHVIWQDAVMRTAPIQSYNISASGGTDKATYYVAATYKDEQGSMVNTWFKTYGLRANVDVQASKVVSVGFMLNPTYSKRRYNPSEIPNYSKYPSFVDVQRPNGTYPTAREYWGAVVTGQVNPMATLQGSEYYGSSFSNIGEAYLKLNLAKGLSFRSSVGTTMDFSNRDEFQASWATSAAKNSGTDITTNNINILNENVLSYNTTFKGGHDLSAIAGASYQRNDSKAVNLYAVAGSYNNDIVHTMGNATLAPNSNTVKSKWGLISYFTRVNYGYKDKYLLSASIRTDASSRFGPDNRWGYFPSVSAAWRVKQESFLKDFQPISDLKLRASWGVTGNFNIGDFQYLGLMGNTFYSPGNVVSKGQAAISYGNSQLGWEKTKGIDIGGELSVLDNRISIVFDYYDKRTTDLLYSMPVPATTGFGTTMTNIGEIRNRGIEFEVNTRNIVGKFNWQTSFNYSRNRNTVEDLGGVNNVIIADPSSNMNWILRVGEPMFSYYGYKINGIYKDAADVAANPGIAGSRPGNPKFEDTDGNKKIDANDKQLLGNFQPKAILGMVNNFSYNNFDLSIAMQASLGAKMYNYENQFYQGALLGAMRRSLVENQWWSPSDPGNGKVPASALNTLGFQTMSDAYIEDASFLAIRNVNLGYTLPETLIRKLRVTNFRVYLSASNLFIFTKKEFHGYNPEGYTKGEVNGVASMPGANYGAEPISRIYALGFNFNF, encoded by the coding sequence ATGAAAGGAACACACCTTTACCTGTTTGCAACCCTGCTGTCGCTCGCCGCAGGTCTTTGCAAGCCACAAAAGCTGGTAGCACAGGAGGTCAGGGAAATCAAAGGGACAGTACTCGACAGTGCTACCCAGGCTGCGCTTCCGGGTGTCACTGTATTTATCAAAGGCACCCAAACCGGTGCATCTACCAACGCGGAAGGCCGTTTTACCATCCGCGCCACCAGCAACGATGTGCTCTCCTTCACCTACATCGGTTATGATAAAAAAGAAACGGCTGTTGGCAACCGTAATACTGTTTTTATCTCCCTGCCTCAGAGCAAAACAACATTAAATGAAACAGTGGTTATCGGTTATGGTGCAGTAAAGAAAAGTTCGGTAACTGCCGCTGTAGCCAAAGTGGAAAATAAAATACTCGACCAGGTACCTGCCGGCCGGCCGGAAGCGGCGCTGGTAGGCCGCATGGCCGGCGTAAACATTTCACAGTCACGCGGTCAGGCGGGCTCCGCACCCACCATCCGTATCCGTGGCATCGGCTCCATCAGCGCGGGCAACGATCCGCTGATAGTCATCGATGGTATCCCCGGCGGTAACCTCGGCATGATCAACATGAATGATGTGCAATCCGTGGAAGTGCTGAAAGATGCGTCTTCCGCAGCGATCTACGGCTCGCGTGCAGCCGGCGGGGTTATCCTCGTCACCATGAAAAAAGGCGTGGCCGGTAAACCCAAATTTAACTTCAACGGCTATGCAGGCCTCGGTAAAGCCATTGTGCACAACGACTGGATCACCGGCGATGAATACTACAACTACGCTGTTAAATACCAGAACCGCGAATACGGCTGGGTAGGCGGCGACGTTAGTCTCCCGGTATGGGGCGACGCCAGAAGGCCCGCCGCCTACCAGGTAAGCGACGTATTGAAAACCGGTCACGTAATATGGCAGGACGCTGTCATGCGCACCGCCCCCATCCAGAGCTATAACATCTCCGCCAGCGGCGGTACCGACAAAGCCACTTACTATGTGGCGGCCACTTATAAAGATGAACAAGGCTCCATGGTCAACACATGGTTTAAAACCTACGGCCTCAGAGCCAATGTAGATGTGCAGGCCAGCAAAGTGGTGAGTGTAGGCTTTATGCTGAATCCCACCTATTCCAAACGCCGCTATAACCCTTCAGAGATTCCTAACTATTCCAAATATCCTTCTTTTGTAGACGTGCAGCGTCCCAACGGTACCTATCCCACAGCCCGCGAATACTGGGGCGCTGTAGTCACCGGACAGGTAAACCCGATGGCTACACTGCAGGGCTCTGAATACTATGGCAGCAGCTTCAGCAACATCGGTGAAGCCTATCTGAAACTAAACCTGGCCAAAGGCCTGAGCTTCCGCTCTTCCGTGGGTACCACCATGGACTTCAGCAACCGCGATGAGTTCCAGGCTTCCTGGGCCACCAGCGCCGCCAAAAATTCAGGTACCGATATTACGACCAACAATATCAATATCCTCAACGAAAACGTGTTGAGCTACAACACCACCTTCAAGGGGGGCCACGACCTGTCTGCCATCGCCGGCGCTTCCTATCAGCGTAACGACAGCAAGGCGGTAAACCTCTACGCTGTCGCCGGCAGCTATAATAACGATATCGTACATACGATGGGCAACGCTACCCTGGCGCCCAACAGCAATACCGTGAAAAGCAAATGGGGACTTATTTCCTACTTCACCCGCGTGAACTATGGTTATAAAGATAAATACCTCCTGTCAGCCTCCATCCGTACAGACGCCAGCTCCCGCTTCGGTCCGGACAACCGCTGGGGTTACTTCCCCTCCGTATCCGCCGCCTGGCGCGTAAAACAGGAGAGTTTCCTGAAAGACTTCCAACCGATCAGTGACCTGAAGCTGAGAGCCAGCTGGGGCGTGACGGGCAATTTCAACATCGGCGACTTCCAGTACCTCGGACTGATGGGCAACACGTTCTATTCTCCCGGTAACGTGGTGTCCAAAGGACAGGCGGCCATCAGCTACGGTAACAGCCAGCTCGGCTGGGAGAAAACCAAAGGCATCGATATCGGCGGTGAACTGTCTGTCCTGGACAACCGTATCAGCATCGTCTTCGATTACTACGACAAACGCACCACCGACCTGCTGTACAGCATGCCTGTACCGGCAACCACCGGTTTCGGTACTACCATGACCAACATCGGGGAGATACGCAACCGCGGGATAGAGTTTGAAGTGAATACCCGTAACATCGTCGGCAAATTCAACTGGCAAACATCGTTCAACTATTCCCGTAACCGCAATACGGTAGAAGACCTCGGCGGCGTCAACAATGTGATCATCGCAGACCCTTCTTCCAATATGAACTGGATCCTCCGCGTAGGGGAGCCCATGTTCTCCTACTATGGTTATAAGATCAACGGTATCTATAAAGATGCCGCCGATGTGGCGGCCAACCCGGGCATCGCCGGCTCCCGCCCGGGCAATCCGAAATTTGAAGATACCGATGGCAATAAAAAAATCGATGCCAACGACAAACAGCTGCTGGGCAACTTTCAGCCCAAAGCCATCCTTGGAATGGTGAACAATTTCTCCTACAACAATTTTGACCTGAGCATCGCCATGCAGGCATCCCTTGGCGCCAAAATGTACAACTACGAAAACCAGTTTTACCAGGGCGCCCTGCTCGGCGCAATGCGCCGCTCGCTGGTGGAAAACCAGTGGTGGTCGCCATCGGACCCGGGCAACGGGAAAGTGCCTGCCAGCGCCCTCAATACATTGGGATTCCAGACAATGTCTGACGCTTATATAGAAGACGCCTCCTTCCTCGCCATTCGTAACGTAAACCTCGGGTATACCCTGCCGGAAACACTTATCCGCAAACTGCGGGTGACCAACTTCAGGGTATACCTTTCTGCCAGCAACCTGTTCATCTTCACCAAAAAAGAATTCCATGGATATAACCCCGAAGGTTATACGAAAGGAGAAGTGAACGGGGTGGCCAGCATGCCGGGCGCCAACTACGGAGCAGAACCTATCAGCCGCATCTATGCGCTGGGATTCAACTTTAACTTCTAA
- a CDS encoding RagB/SusD family nutrient uptake outer membrane protein, whose protein sequence is MKKNKLYIPVLLLALAGSSCTNSLLNMTPDSSLTTNNFYKTSNDMDQAVIGIYSSMQDRKPKDYLLMEMPGDNLYMGTAMPGVNDLDYLTVNAENTAVADFWEKCFYGIGRANAVLENIDRPTDYASGKKEQFAGEAKFMRALFYFDLVKLFGGVPMVTKTPSISEAKNMPRESADKIYELIISDLKAAIDLLPAPATAARGRASKGAATGLLGKVYVYRKDWANAKTYLEKAIRDFGYQLEPGFATLWSLASEDNKEIILAIKYTDGSNGHSLGIDYAPIGGIAGVVGSGNQYAFPAWSLNKKYADGDSRKASTISDYVVKATSPNDPPAWGPYVKKYATKFTGATSGQDLPVLRLADVILLYAEALYNSGDKANALIQLNMIRERAFGDAAHNYTAADIAGADSFLDKLLLERQLELAYENERWPDLVRTGRFMTVMTEEERDYNPATGTATKATLSPRATMAVFPVPQRQIDQYAPGVLKQNEGY, encoded by the coding sequence ATGAAAAAGAACAAACTATATATACCGGTACTCCTCCTGGCACTCGCCGGCAGCAGCTGTACCAACAGCCTGCTGAACATGACGCCGGATTCCTCCCTGACGACCAACAACTTCTATAAAACGTCCAACGATATGGACCAGGCAGTCATCGGTATCTACAGCAGTATGCAGGACCGTAAGCCGAAAGACTACCTGCTGATGGAGATGCCCGGCGACAACCTCTACATGGGCACTGCCATGCCCGGCGTAAATGATCTCGACTATCTCACCGTAAACGCGGAAAATACTGCTGTCGCTGATTTCTGGGAGAAATGTTTTTACGGCATCGGCCGCGCTAATGCTGTGCTGGAAAATATTGACCGCCCCACAGATTACGCCTCCGGTAAAAAGGAGCAGTTCGCCGGTGAAGCGAAATTCATGCGCGCCCTCTTTTATTTCGACCTGGTGAAACTGTTTGGTGGCGTACCCATGGTGACCAAAACACCGTCTATCAGCGAAGCGAAGAATATGCCGCGGGAATCGGCCGATAAAATCTATGAGTTGATTATCTCCGATTTAAAAGCAGCGATCGATCTGCTGCCGGCTCCCGCCACCGCGGCCAGGGGTCGCGCCAGCAAAGGCGCTGCCACAGGGCTTCTTGGCAAGGTGTACGTATACCGGAAAGATTGGGCCAATGCCAAAACTTACCTGGAAAAAGCCATCCGTGATTTTGGCTACCAGCTGGAACCCGGCTTTGCCACCCTGTGGAGCCTGGCTTCAGAAGACAACAAAGAAATCATCCTCGCCATTAAATATACCGATGGGTCCAATGGCCATTCATTGGGTATCGACTATGCACCGATCGGCGGCATCGCCGGTGTCGTAGGCTCGGGCAACCAGTACGCATTTCCTGCCTGGAGCCTGAACAAAAAATACGCGGACGGCGACAGTCGCAAGGCGTCCACCATCTCCGACTACGTGGTGAAAGCCACTTCTCCCAATGATCCGCCGGCATGGGGCCCTTATGTGAAAAAGTACGCGACCAAATTCACCGGCGCTACTTCCGGTCAGGACCTGCCCGTGCTGCGCCTTGCCGATGTCATCCTGCTTTATGCGGAAGCGCTGTACAACAGCGGTGACAAAGCCAATGCACTGATACAGCTGAATATGATCAGGGAAAGGGCTTTCGGAGATGCTGCGCACAACTACACTGCTGCTGACATTGCGGGGGCCGACAGCTTCCTGGATAAGCTGCTGCTGGAAAGACAACTGGAACTGGCCTACGAAAACGAACGCTGGCCCGACCTGGTGCGTACCGGCCGTTTCATGACGGTGATGACAGAAGAGGAGCGGGACTATAACCCGGCCACGGGCACGGCCACCAAAGCGACGCTGTCGCCCAGGGCTACGATGGCGGTTTTCCCGGTGCCGCAGCGCCAGATCGATCAGTATGCGCCCGGCGTACTGAAACAGAACGAAGGATATTAA
- a CDS encoding DUF3658 domain-containing protein — protein sequence MSDLHLTASIIAFDILSAAIRKGLLAGEAYAVNDIPGTGPLDDGIKRKAFLRSLNFRKEGVNWSDAEPNAFAPWLRLQQRLWHLPPTQLIIWAAGDGDDYVFLRMACRWLENIPVNVMVVKVPPKQNHYSLYIYSDEELAPMAHQAVPLDDMKRHALAREYDTIVSRPELLRECDKNGMLQFLKLSAYDDRLLAECNQRWKSAIRVIGQVLGLSNTRNNVNDAFLCSRLEHLIITGRIIADAPRTELRAFRVRLPYKRKPARSI from the coding sequence ATGTCAGACTTACACCTCACGGCCTCTATCATTGCCTTCGACATACTGTCAGCTGCTATCAGGAAAGGGCTATTGGCAGGGGAAGCGTATGCGGTCAACGATATACCCGGCACCGGCCCGTTGGACGACGGTATTAAAAGGAAAGCATTTCTCCGGAGCCTGAATTTCCGGAAAGAAGGTGTTAACTGGTCGGATGCCGAACCGAACGCCTTTGCGCCCTGGTTGCGGTTACAGCAACGATTGTGGCACCTACCGCCGACACAGTTGATTATATGGGCCGCGGGCGATGGAGACGACTATGTATTCCTCAGGATGGCTTGCCGCTGGCTGGAAAACATACCCGTTAATGTTATGGTGGTAAAAGTACCACCGAAACAAAACCACTATAGCCTTTATATATATTCCGATGAAGAACTGGCGCCGATGGCCCATCAGGCTGTACCTTTGGACGACATGAAGCGGCACGCGCTCGCCCGTGAATACGATACCATCGTATCCCGGCCGGAATTACTCAGAGAATGTGATAAGAACGGAATGTTGCAGTTTCTGAAACTTTCAGCTTATGACGACCGGCTGCTGGCAGAATGTAACCAGCGCTGGAAATCCGCAATCAGGGTGATTGGACAGGTGCTGGGACTGAGCAATACCCGCAACAATGTCAATGACGCATTCCTCTGCTCCCGGCTGGAACATCTGATCATTACAGGACGCATCATAGCAGATGCTCCACGCACCGAGTTGAGAGCCTTCCGGGTAAGACTGCCCTACAAACGAAAACCCGCCCGCAGCATTTAG